The Paraflavitalea devenefica genomic interval GGTTATAGGGAGCATTCAACAAATAAAAAATAAACAAGAAGGCGGGGGCATTACAACTGAAGCAGCCGTATTACTCATGTTTTCACTGGGCGCTTACCTGGTTTTTGGTGAACCAATTGTGGCCGTTGTTCTTACAGGAGTTATTACCGTGTTATTACATTTTAAAACTTCTCTGCATGGCCTGGTTAATAAGATTGGAGAACAGGACCTGAGAGCTGTGATGCAATTCGTATTGATTTCAATGGTAATCCTACCCGTTCTTCCGAATACCACTTATGATCTGTATAAAGTTTTAAATCCAAGGGATATATGGCTAATGGTTGTTCTAATTGTGGCTATCAGTCTTTGCGGATACTTTGCTTATAAATTATTTGGCGACAAGGTTGGAGCTTTATTGGGTGGAGTTTTAGGCGGTCTTATATCGAGTACAGCTACAACTGTTTCTTACTCTAAAATGGCAGCCCGGAACATTACTGCAGGTAAACTTGCCGCCTTTGTAATTATAACAGCTTCAACCATTTCTCTAGTGAGGGTCTTAATTGAAATAAGAATAGTGTCGCCTTCATCTTTTATAAATTTGGCATTTCCCCTTGTGGCGGAATTGGCTGTCATGATCGTTCTTACAGGAATACTGTCTTTTAAACAGAAGAAAGGGGTCTTTAAAATGCAGGATCAAAAAAACCCTGCCGAATTGAAAAATGCCATAATGTTTGGCTTGTTATACGCGGTTATAAGTTTTCTTTCAGCGGCGGCTAATGATAAGTTTGGGAGTGAAGGGTTATATGTTGTTTCAATTTTATCCGGGTTGACTGATATGGATGCCATCACTTTATCTACAGCTAAAATGACGGAGCAAAAAAACATAGATGCTTCCTTAGGATGGAGATTAATTCTTGTTGCATTTTTGTCAAACCTTGTGTTTAAAGGGGGAATCGCCATGATTATAGGAGGTAAAGAGTTTGGTAAAACAATAGCATTTTTGTGTGGCATTGCCATTTTAACCGGCCTTGCAATTCTTTATATATGGCCTTTCTGAAATTAGGCTGGTTTAAAGGCGGGCCATTGAATATTCAGCCATTTATGCACAAATTGTTAACAAATTGCGTATCAGGGTTCTTCATGGTTTACCTTTGACCTCCATTCGTATAAGTGGAATTAATCTTATAGTAATTGGGCACTTTAGCATAATGAAAATTCACTAGCATTTATCAAAGGATTACTTATTAGCTCATTACATTCTTTCAAAACCTCATCATCCTTTCTCTTGTGTGCCTTGTAAATTAGCGGCCTACCAATGCCTGCCTTAATAGTATTCTATTCATACGCCTTCCTTTTTATTAAAGAATTACTTAGGTATCCCATTTTGTTCTTTCACAAATAGCATCTTCATTTCCCCTCCCCCCACGCCTTGTGAATTAACTGGTTAACAGTACCTGCCTTAACGGTACTCTATCCATTAACATTAAAATTTCATCCTTATGAGTTATTATGATCACAATGGGCATTCAACTATGCTGACTGAACCCAACGGGCCAGCATTATCTGAAGTAACGCCTGTTTCAAAAAAAGCAAAAACTGTTATTAAGGAAACCGAAACCGATGACATAGACGCGTTAATTGCAACGATGGAGATAGGTGAGGCCACCACCGAAGCAATCACGGAAATGGAAGAAGGCATTACTGAAGTGCCTATTCCTGCAGCTATTCCCACCCCAATTATTCCTTTCCCCAAAAACAGGGTATACGGTCGTTACCGCGCCCTTTTAGGCGCTTTTGAACTGGAATTACGTATTGATACAGATGGCCCGGGCCCACTTCAAAAGGTGAGTGGGGATTATTACCAGATCATTGGGCAAACGAAATCCTATTTTGGTTCTTTTATTGTTGACAGCCTTACCAAAAACATTGCCAATGGTGTTATCACCCTCACTGGTATTGCCAATACCACATGGGCCACCTCATTTAAAAAACTGAAAGTGTCCATTAAGCAAAGCCCGATTTTTCAACCACTGGCGCCGGCTTTACTGCAATGGTTCCATGCTACGACCAATGCCCCCGGAGCTTTATATGTATGTAACCATATTCACAGGGCTTTCAGAACGGTGAGGCTGGAGCAGGATTGCACCGCGGGTGTTACTCCTTTTGTCTCTTACAATACCGGGTCACTTCCCTCCGGCGGGCCTGCCAGGATATTATCCGTAACCGATGCCTTTAAGGAAGCCGGCGTTGACATGATTAACGCAGGGCTTGGAAGTGTAGTACCGATGGTCAACATTACTCCTCCTGCCGACAGGTGGTCCAATGCAGAATTGCACAGGGCTATGATACAACATTTCAGCCTGTACAGGCCAGTACCACAATGGAATG includes:
- a CDS encoding MgtC/SapB family protein, which produces MENNLYLLLGLSLGLGLLVGLQREYASSKIAGIRTFPLITLTGTICGLLAKELDVWILVAGFLGVISLLVIGSIQQIKNKQEGGGITTEAAVLLMFSLGAYLVFGEPIVAVVLTGVITVLLHFKTSLHGLVNKIGEQDLRAVMQFVLISMVILPVLPNTTYDLYKVLNPRDIWLMVVLIVAISLCGYFAYKLFGDKVGALLGGVLGGLISSTATTVSYSKMAARNITAGKLAAFVIITASTISLVRVLIEIRIVSPSSFINLAFPLVAELAVMIVLTGILSFKQKKGVFKMQDQKNPAELKNAIMFGLLYAVISFLSAAANDKFGSEGLYVVSILSGLTDMDAITLSTAKMTEQKNIDASLGWRLILVAFLSNLVFKGGIAMIIGGKEFGKTIAFLCGIAILTGLAILYIWPF